In one Procambarus clarkii isolate CNS0578487 chromosome 29, FALCON_Pclarkii_2.0, whole genome shotgun sequence genomic region, the following are encoded:
- the LOC138369646 gene encoding processed variable antigen-like — translation MNEEARTSVDAEMNENAEMNVDSEMNEDAGMSLDVGMSVDAGMSEDAVMSMDAGMSEETGMSEDTGLSLDAGIGVDAGMSKDTGMSENTGTSVDAGMSKNTGMSEETGMSGETSMC, via the coding sequence ATGAATGAGGAAGCTAGGACGAGTGTGGACGCTGAAATGAATGAGAACGCTGAAATGAATGTGGACAGTGAGATGAATGAGGACGCTGGGATGAGTTTGGACGTTGGGATGAGTGTGGATGCTGGGATGAGTGAGGACGCTGTGATGAGTATGGACGCTGGGATGAGTGAGGAAACTGGAATGAGTGAGGACACTGGCCTGAGTTTGGACGCAGGGATAGGTGTAGACGCTGGGATGAGTAAGGACACAGGGATGAGTGAGAACACTGGAACGAGTGTGGACGCTGGGATGAGTAAGAACACTGGGATGAGTGAGGAAACTGGGATGAGTGGGGAAACTAGTATGTGTTAG